In bacterium, the following proteins share a genomic window:
- a CDS encoding N-acetyltransferase, translating to MANQLRIARARSKAAEAEFCELVYRLRGRDPHWVPPLRRDQKILLDRMKHPFHEHAQVEYFVARQGGETIGRIAAIENYAHNEAHGERVGFFGFLDAVDDPEVFRRLLHAAEVWATRRNLTALRGPCSFSTNEECGLLIDSFHTEPSVMTPHNPPFYVDHVEAAGYEKAEDLLCYWLTRDTFTERIPRMADRVQKRLRDAGHTVSVRPLDKSNWAREVALVRKLYNQGWEQNWGFVPMTDAEFAFIAKELKPLADERFIFFIYLDDEPVGFTLALLDYNVVLKHLEGKLGPKQLALFLMLKSNIKAIRLLMLGTLPEYRNRGLDLLMYRDFAASCIEHGIFEGELSWILERNRSMNRALKAMGANVYRTYRIYEKKLAE from the coding sequence ATGGCCAACCAGCTTCGGATTGCGCGCGCTCGATCGAAGGCGGCGGAAGCGGAATTCTGCGAACTTGTGTACCGCCTGCGCGGGCGCGATCCCCATTGGGTACCGCCTCTGCGCCGCGATCAGAAGATTCTGCTCGACCGGATGAAGCACCCGTTCCACGAGCACGCCCAAGTGGAGTACTTTGTGGCGCGCCAGGGGGGCGAGACGATCGGGCGAATCGCCGCGATCGAGAACTACGCACACAACGAAGCACACGGCGAGCGGGTCGGTTTTTTCGGCTTTCTGGATGCCGTGGACGATCCGGAGGTATTCCGCCGTCTGCTGCATGCAGCAGAGGTTTGGGCAACGCGACGCAACCTGACGGCTCTGCGGGGGCCGTGCAGCTTCAGCACAAACGAAGAATGCGGGCTGCTAATCGATTCCTTTCATACAGAACCGTCCGTGATGACGCCGCACAATCCTCCGTTCTACGTGGATCACGTCGAAGCGGCCGGATACGAGAAGGCAGAAGATCTGCTCTGCTACTGGCTGACGCGCGATACGTTCACCGAGCGCATTCCGCGCATGGCCGATCGCGTGCAGAAGCGTCTGCGCGACGCAGGGCACACGGTCAGCGTGCGTCCGCTGGACAAGTCAAACTGGGCCCGGGAAGTCGCCCTGGTGCGCAAGCTCTACAACCAGGGCTGGGAGCAGAACTGGGGCTTCGTTCCGATGACGGACGCGGAGTTCGCGTTCATCGCGAAAGAGCTGAAGCCGCTGGCGGACGAACGATTCATCTTCTTCATCTACCTCGATGACGAGCCTGTCGGATTCACGTTGGCGCTGCTGGATTATAACGTGGTGCTGAAGCATCTGGAAGGGAAGCTCGGGCCGAAGCAACTCGCGCTGTTCCTGATGCTGAAGTCCAACATCAAGGCGATCCGTCTCCTGATGCTGGGGACGTTGCCCGAATACCGGAATCGCGGGCTGGACCTGCTGATGTATCGGGACTTCGCCGCGAGTTGCATCGAACACGGCATCTTCGAGGGCGAATTGTCGTGGATTCTGGAACGGAATCGCTCGATGAATCGAGCCCTGAAGGCGATGGGCGCCAATGTCTATCGCACGTATCGGATCTACGAGAAAAAACTGGCCGAGTAA
- the carB gene encoding carbamoyl-phosphate synthase large subunit — translation MPKRTDIHKILIIGSGPIVIGQACEFDYSGTQGCKALREEGYEVVLVNSNPATVMTDPGFGDRTYIEPLTVDFVKQVIEKERPDALLPTLGGQTALNLAMDLQRDGVLERLGVEMIGANAEAIERAEDREAFKNTMAAIGADTPQSGIARSMDEADRLAEEIGYPLIIRPAYTLGGSGGGIAYNKTEFHEIVERGLRLSPVGELLIEESIIGWKEFELEVMRDRADNFVVICTIENVDAMGVHTGDSITVAPAQTLTDVEYQAMRDEGRRIIRAIGVETGGSNIQFAIDPKTGRRIVIEMNPRVSRSSALASKATGFPIAKIAAKLAVGYTLDEIRNDITRETPACFEPAIDYCVVKIPRFTFEKFPGAIPSLGTAMKSVGETMAIGRNFREALQKALRGLETGRMGLGSDGCSTYRPESLLRHIKTPTPERIFYLLDALREGHTIDEVYEASGVDPWFLAQIEVLIAAERDIASNSGLHQAVSAAFAGDSKVGTETPEEVRTFLFESKQHGFSDRQIAFLSLRAMKGDAWADENLHAWERGVRRLRHALRIHPVYKSVDTCAAEFEAYTPYFYSTYEERNEATPTDRKKVLILGGGPNRIGQGIEFDYCCVQAAFALRDDGFETIMVNSNPETVSTDYDTSDRLYFEPLTAEDVLEICRLEKPDGVIVQLGGQTPLKLAHELEAAGVPILGTSPANIDLAEDREQFGALLKRLGLRQPENGFGRSFEEVKQAANSIGYPVVVRPSYVLGGRAMEIVFNEDQLRDYMKRAVEASPEHPVLIDRFLVQAVEVDVDAISDGEQVVIAGIMEHIEAAGIHSGDSCCVLPTRSLTDSILEEIRDATRRLGEALNVRGLLNIQFAVKDHQLFVLEVNPRASRTVPFVSKATGVPFASLAARVMGGKKLSELGCTREPEPDHYSVKEAVLPFHRFPGSDVSLGPEMRSTGEVMGIDSRFAIAFAKAQISAGLFLPESGGVFFSIADVDKPAFLEVARSFHRLGFDLLATPGTRRYLAKHDIPAQIVEKISIGRPHALDYMINGEIQLVVNTRSGPLTADDERAIRIEALRRDLPLITTIASARACTEGIEAMRGHKAGVKALQDYH, via the coding sequence ATGCCCAAACGCACGGATATTCACAAGATCCTGATCATTGGATCCGGACCGATTGTGATCGGTCAGGCTTGCGAGTTCGACTACTCCGGGACGCAGGGCTGCAAGGCGCTGCGCGAGGAGGGCTACGAGGTCGTGCTGGTGAATTCCAACCCGGCGACCGTGATGACCGATCCGGGCTTCGGCGATCGAACCTACATCGAGCCGTTGACCGTCGATTTTGTGAAGCAGGTGATCGAGAAGGAGCGCCCGGACGCGTTGCTGCCGACGCTGGGCGGCCAGACGGCGCTGAACCTGGCGATGGATCTGCAACGCGATGGCGTGCTGGAGCGCCTGGGCGTTGAGATGATCGGCGCAAATGCCGAAGCGATCGAGCGCGCCGAGGATCGCGAAGCCTTCAAGAACACGATGGCGGCGATCGGCGCGGACACTCCGCAGTCCGGTATCGCACGCTCCATGGACGAAGCCGATCGTCTCGCCGAGGAGATCGGCTATCCGCTGATCATCCGCCCGGCGTATACCCTCGGAGGCAGCGGCGGAGGCATCGCATACAACAAGACTGAATTCCACGAAATCGTCGAGCGCGGCCTGCGCCTCTCCCCTGTCGGCGAGTTGCTGATCGAGGAATCGATCATCGGTTGGAAGGAATTCGAACTCGAAGTGATGCGCGATCGCGCGGACAACTTCGTGGTGATCTGTACGATCGAAAACGTGGATGCCATGGGCGTGCACACGGGCGATTCGATCACCGTGGCGCCGGCGCAGACGCTGACCGATGTCGAGTACCAGGCGATGCGCGATGAGGGCCGTCGCATCATTCGCGCGATCGGTGTGGAGACGGGCGGATCGAACATCCAATTCGCGATCGATCCGAAGACGGGCCGCCGGATCGTGATCGAGATGAATCCGCGCGTGTCTCGGAGTTCGGCGCTGGCGAGTAAGGCCACCGGCTTCCCGATCGCGAAGATCGCGGCGAAGTTGGCCGTCGGCTACACGCTGGACGAGATTCGCAACGACATTACGCGCGAAACGCCGGCGTGCTTCGAACCGGCAATCGATTATTGCGTGGTGAAGATTCCGCGCTTCACGTTCGAGAAATTCCCGGGCGCGATTCCGTCGCTTGGGACGGCGATGAAATCCGTTGGCGAGACGATGGCGATCGGGCGCAACTTCCGCGAGGCGCTGCAGAAGGCACTGCGTGGACTGGAAACCGGGCGCATGGGACTGGGCAGCGATGGATGCTCGACCTACCGCCCGGAGTCGCTGCTGCGTCACATCAAGACTCCCACGCCGGAACGCATCTTCTACCTACTGGATGCACTGCGCGAAGGGCACACGATCGATGAAGTCTACGAGGCGAGCGGCGTCGATCCGTGGTTCCTGGCCCAAATCGAAGTACTGATCGCAGCCGAACGCGATATTGCATCGAACTCGGGTCTCCACCAAGCCGTTTCGGCCGCATTCGCCGGCGACTCAAAAGTGGGGACGGAGACACCGGAGGAGGTGCGCACGTTCCTCTTCGAGTCGAAGCAGCACGGCTTTTCCGACCGGCAGATCGCCTTTCTGTCGTTGCGCGCGATGAAGGGCGATGCGTGGGCGGATGAGAATCTGCACGCTTGGGAGCGCGGTGTACGTCGGCTGCGCCATGCGTTGCGCATTCACCCCGTCTACAAGTCGGTCGATACGTGCGCGGCAGAGTTTGAAGCGTACACGCCATATTTCTATTCGACTTACGAGGAACGCAATGAGGCGACTCCGACCGACCGGAAGAAGGTGCTGATCCTGGGCGGCGGACCGAATCGCATCGGCCAGGGCATCGAGTTCGACTATTGCTGCGTGCAGGCAGCGTTTGCGCTGCGCGACGACGGGTTCGAGACGATTATGGTGAACTCGAATCCCGAGACTGTCTCTACGGACTACGACACGTCGGATCGATTGTACTTCGAACCTCTGACGGCGGAAGATGTGTTGGAGATTTGCCGGCTTGAGAAGCCGGACGGCGTGATTGTGCAGTTGGGCGGTCAAACGCCGTTAAAACTGGCGCACGAACTGGAAGCCGCGGGCGTTCCGATCCTCGGCACGTCGCCGGCAAACATCGATCTGGCTGAAGATCGCGAGCAGTTCGGAGCATTGCTGAAGCGCCTTGGACTGCGCCAGCCGGAGAACGGTTTCGGCAGATCGTTCGAGGAAGTGAAGCAAGCGGCGAACTCGATTGGCTATCCGGTCGTCGTGCGGCCGAGCTATGTGCTCGGCGGCCGCGCGATGGAAATCGTCTTCAACGAAGATCAGTTGCGAGACTACATGAAGCGCGCTGTCGAGGCGTCGCCCGAACATCCAGTGCTGATCGATCGTTTCCTGGTCCAGGCTGTCGAGGTCGACGTCGATGCGATTTCGGACGGCGAGCAAGTCGTCATTGCCGGCATCATGGAGCACATCGAAGCAGCGGGAATTCACAGCGGCGACTCTTGCTGCGTGCTGCCGACGCGTTCGCTGACGGATTCGATTCTGGAGGAAATTCGCGACGCCACGCGCAGGTTGGGCGAGGCGCTGAATGTGCGCGGTCTGCTGAATATCCAGTTCGCCGTCAAGGACCACCAGCTCTTCGTCCTCGAAGTCAACCCGCGCGCCAGCCGCACGGTTCCGTTCGTCAGCAAGGCGACCGGCGTTCCGTTTGCCTCGCTGGCTGCGCGCGTCATGGGCGGCAAGAAACTATCCGAGTTGGGCTGCACGCGCGAACCGGAACCGGATCATTACTCGGTGAAGGAAGCCGTTCTGCCATTCCATCGTTTCCCCGGCAGCGACGTGTCGCTCGGGCCGGAGATGCGTTCAACCGGCGAAGTGATGGGCATCGACTCGCGGTTCGCGATCGCTTTTGCAAAAGCGCAGATTTCCGCGGGCCTTTTCCTACCTGAATCCGGCGGCGTGTTCTTCTCGATCGCCGATGTGGACAAGCCGGCGTTCCTCGAAGTCGCACGCTCGTTCCATCGCCTCGGGTTCGACCTGCTGGCAACGCCGGGTACACGACGCTATCTCGCGAAGCACGACATTCCTGCGCAGATCGTTGAGAAGATCAGCATCGGCCGGCCGCACGCGTTGGACTACATGATCAACGGCGAGATCCAACTGGTCGTCAACACGCGCAGCGGTCCGCTGACGGCAGACGACGAGCGCGCCATCCGCATCGAGGCGCTGCGGCGCGACCTGCCGCTAATCACGACCATAGCATCTGCGCGCGCCTGCACCGAAGGCATCGAGGCCATGCGTGGACATAAGGCAGGCGTGAAGGCGCTGCAGGATTATCACTGA
- a CDS encoding radical SAM protein has translation MTQKEPTFPMPSTVYGPVPSWRFGQSLGIDLIVEDSICSFNCVYCQLGHIHQVTMEQRLFVPTGRVVEDLRAVDWDNVDIVTLSGSGEPTLALNIGEVIDHIAETYNKPTLVLTNSTWLHDAATRRRLRNATTVACKLDAATEEIFQAYNRPAPGVTLARSVEGIKALRNDPEFRGRIVIQSMFMPRNAGEAEALAEMVNEIQPEEVQLNTPRRPYPRAWYLGSRGNHGGVAPVDTVDLKTITLEDAEEIERLLREKTSVPIRSIYRRDQ, from the coding sequence ATGACTCAAAAAGAACCGACATTCCCCATGCCCTCCACCGTCTATGGTCCGGTGCCGTCCTGGCGCTTTGGCCAGTCGCTGGGCATCGATCTGATCGTCGAAGACTCGATCTGCTCCTTCAACTGTGTCTATTGCCAGCTTGGACATATTCACCAAGTGACCATGGAGCAGCGCCTCTTCGTCCCGACCGGGCGCGTCGTCGAGGACCTGCGCGCCGTCGATTGGGACAATGTCGACATCGTCACCCTCAGCGGCAGCGGCGAGCCGACCCTGGCGCTCAACATCGGCGAGGTCATCGATCACATCGCCGAAACCTACAACAAGCCGACCCTTGTTCTGACGAATTCGACCTGGCTGCACGATGCGGCTACGCGGCGGCGCCTTCGCAATGCGACGACCGTGGCCTGCAAGCTGGATGCTGCGACCGAGGAGATTTTCCAGGCTTACAATCGTCCCGCGCCGGGCGTGACTCTGGCCCGCAGTGTCGAGGGCATCAAGGCCCTGCGCAACGATCCCGAATTCCGCGGCCGTATTGTGATCCAGAGCATGTTCATGCCGCGCAACGCCGGCGAAGCCGAAGCCCTGGCGGAAATGGTGAATGAGATTCAGCCGGAAGAGGTGCAACTCAACACCCCGCGGCGTCCTTATCCGCGGGCGTGGTACCTGGGTTCGCGTGGGAACCACGGGGGCGTTGCGCCCGTCGATACGGTGGATCTGAAGACGATTACCCTCGAGGATGCGGAGGAGATCGAACGTCTTCTGCGCGAGAAGACTTCCGTTCCGATCCGTTCGATTTACCGCCGGGACCAATAG
- a CDS encoding adenylosuccinate synthase — protein sequence MPATVLVGCQWGDEGKGKFVDVLSESFDVVARYQGGNNAGHTVIFDGKKYVLHTLPSGVLRPQVHNVIGNGVVVDLLSLVEELDEVESSGLQVEGRLLISGHAHLILPQHKALDAAVEKASGAAKIGTTLRGIGFAYTDKARRVGLRACDLRNPDRFAAKYRELAAYHAEILTKIFQVEPPDTESTLEELLAAAKRIRPMIGDSVGYLAAELSARKNVLCEGAQGIMLDIDHGTYPYVTSSSPTPGGACVGLGIPPSQIRRVIGIMKAYTTRVGEGPFPTEQLNADGEKLREAGHEFGATTGRPRRCGWLDLPVMRRAIQLAGLTEIIVTKLDVLDGFDEIPVCTHYESADGQTQATPCDSSDLQDSTPIYKNLPGWDAPTEGASTPDALPKQAIEYIRWIERALGPPITMVSTGPDRTATVAMNETLF from the coding sequence GTGCCAGCGACCGTTCTTGTCGGATGCCAGTGGGGGGATGAAGGAAAAGGGAAATTCGTCGACGTTCTGTCCGAATCGTTTGATGTCGTCGCCCGCTATCAGGGCGGAAACAACGCCGGTCACACCGTTATTTTCGATGGGAAGAAGTATGTGCTGCACACGCTGCCGTCGGGTGTACTGCGCCCCCAGGTCCACAACGTCATCGGCAATGGTGTGGTCGTTGATCTCCTGTCTCTTGTGGAGGAACTGGACGAGGTCGAATCGTCCGGACTTCAGGTCGAAGGCCGCCTCCTGATCAGCGGACACGCCCACCTGATCCTGCCGCAACACAAGGCACTCGATGCGGCGGTCGAGAAGGCCAGCGGCGCGGCCAAGATCGGGACGACGCTTCGCGGAATCGGATTTGCCTACACGGACAAGGCCCGGCGTGTCGGCCTGCGTGCGTGCGATCTGCGGAACCCGGATCGATTTGCTGCGAAGTACCGCGAGTTGGCCGCCTATCACGCAGAAATCCTGACGAAAATCTTCCAGGTGGAACCGCCCGATACAGAATCGACACTGGAGGAATTGCTGGCCGCAGCGAAACGCATCCGCCCAATGATTGGCGATTCCGTCGGGTACCTGGCTGCCGAGCTGAGCGCCCGCAAGAACGTCCTCTGCGAAGGCGCCCAGGGCATCATGCTGGACATCGATCACGGGACGTACCCCTATGTGACGTCCTCGAGCCCAACGCCCGGCGGAGCATGCGTCGGACTTGGCATTCCGCCGAGCCAAATCCGCCGCGTCATCGGAATCATGAAGGCCTACACGACGCGCGTTGGGGAAGGCCCCTTCCCGACGGAACAACTGAACGCCGACGGCGAGAAGCTACGCGAAGCGGGACACGAGTTCGGCGCAACGACGGGTCGCCCGCGGCGCTGCGGTTGGCTCGATCTGCCTGTCATGCGGCGCGCGATACAGCTCGCCGGCCTGACGGAAATCATTGTCACAAAGTTGGACGTTCTCGATGGATTCGACGAGATTCCTGTTTGCACGCACTACGAATCCGCCGACGGCCAGACTCAGGCGACCCCTTGCGATTCGAGCGATCTGCAGGACTCTACGCCGATTTACAAGAACCTGCCCGGTTGGGATGCCCCGACCGAAGGCGCCTCCACGCCGGATGCGTTGCCGAAGCAGGCGATTGAGTACATTCGCTGGATCGAGCGCGCGCTTGGCCCCCCGATCACGATGGTCAGCACCGGGCCGGACCGCACAGCGACGGTCGCAATGAACGAAACACTGTTCTGA